CCTAAGGTATTCAGCATCAATAATATCAAAGGCACATGTTTCTGAAGCTACAAAGAAGCTACCTGATTTATTTTTACCGAGTGCAAGGGGTCTGAAACCGTAAGGGTCTCTAACTGCAATAAGCTGTTTTTCCCGAAGGATTAGTAGAGAATAAGCCCCTTTTACTTTGGACATGGCAGAAAAAACAAGAGGTAAAAAGTCTTTGTCATTTTTATGGAGCATAATATGTGAAGGTGGTGGTTCTTTGGCTTTTGCTATAAGGTGAACAAATACCTCTGTATCTGAAGTTGACCTGAATATTGCCCCGTTTTTTTCAAGCTCTTCTCTTATTTGACTGGCATTAACCAGATTTCCATTATGGGCTATTGCAAAAGAACCCCCATAAAAATGGGCAAAAAATGGCTGGATATTTTTAGGGTCTGAACCACCTGAAGTTGAATATCTAACATGGCCTATTGCAAGGTCGCCTTTTAGCTCTTTCAGGTCTTTATCTGAAAAAACCCTTGTTACCAGGCCTTCTCCAAGTTTCAGATTAATATCGTATCCATCTGATACAGCTATACCTGCTGCTTCCTGACCTCTATGCTGAAGTGCATGTAATCCTAAAAAAGTCATATATGATGCATCTGTATTATTAAAAACTCCAAATACTCCACACATTCTCCTGACCTGCAGTTTGTTTTGAAAAAATTTTAACAGAAACAGGGGGAGTAAATCCCCCTTTTAGAGCTATTGAACAGTCTGTATCCATTTTTTCATAAGGTGACCGTTTCTGAAGATATCAATATGAGGATTATCCATTAAAGAAGCTACGATAAGAACTTCTTCATTTGCAAACACCATAGACCTTGGAACAAATACTAAATTTTCAATTGTATAAAGGGTTTTACCTGTGTTTATATCTCTAACTTCAACAGATTTATCGCCTTTTCCAAGGGCAATCTCATCTTTTTCGGTGGAAAGTGCTGCTGAGTAAACAGGATATCCAGCTTCTATTTTCTTAACTATAGATAAGTCTAAACCAAGGATGTTTACTGTGCCATCAAGGGATGAAGTAACTATATTTTGCTTGTCTCTGCTATTAGTTAAGGAGGTGATTTCTTGAGAGTGAACCTTTTCTGCTTTTTCTATCTTATCAGAAGTGGTATCAAAGGAGATTACATAGCCATCTTTTGTTCCGATGTATATTTTTCCAGCAACATATTTACCACAAGCAGGCTGATGTCCTAAATCTTTTTCTCCTTTTATAGCTCCTGTTTTAAGGTCAGCGATTTTAACCTTTCCATCTTTTGTTATGTAATAAACCTTAGTGTTGTCTTTGCTAATTGCTATTATTATAGCTTCCATAGGATACATTTTTGACATAACAGGGAAGGTGGTTTCCATGTTCCATACAAGAATTTTATCAACCTTTTTGTTTTTCAGCTCAGGGGGGAGAGCATAAGCCAGTTTTCTAATCGGTTTAATACCTGCAACATATTTACCGTTTTCAGATATACTGTAGTTGATGAATTTATCAAAGTTTCTTACATCTTTAGGGTCATAAAGGGAAATCTGGGGTTTGAATTTTTTAATGTCCCAGAAATATATTCCTGCTTTTCCAAGAGTAACCAGATACTTAAAGTCAGGTGTAAAGTCAACAGGTCCATAAGCCTGTATAGGTGGTAATTGAACAGGTTGTAGTGAGTATTTTACTGTGTATTCATCTCCTTTTTTCAGCTTTAGAACAAAAGTGTCTGCATAACTACCTTTTTTAACTGTTATTTTGTGAATTCCTTCATCTAACTTAACTGTTTGTGGAAACTGGCCTATTTCTTTGCCATCTATATATAAAGTCGCATCTGAAGGCTCAGCTTTAAAGTGGAGAACAGCATGTTCCATGTCAACAAAAAGTTTTGTTTCTTTACCGTATTGAATATTTACTTTTCTTGAAGTTCCAACAGAACCTAATTTCAGGACTATTTCATGTTCGCCAACATCTATTTTATCTTTGAAAGGAGTTTTTCCAATAGGATTTCTACCTTCTAAAACAATTGCCCCTTGAGGCTTGGTATCTATAACGAGTAGTCCTTTTGGTTTAGGTTTAAATGAAAGCTCTGTAGTATGGTCAAAATAAACCCATACATCTTTTTTCCTTTCCATATCAAATGGAGAAGTAGCAACCTCTACTGTGTATTTGCCCTCTTTAAGCTCAATTTCCAGTGGGGTTTTACCAACATGTTTTCCGTTAATGTAAACATCTGCATTAGGAGGTTCTTTAATTACAAGTTTTCCTTTACCTTCGCAGGATGCTAAGAAAATGGCAGCTATAAAAAACAAAAAAACGGACAGGGCTTTTTTCATCTCTAACCTCTCTTTTGGATTTTTGGTTAGTAAAAACTAACAAAATTATACTATAATATACTATAATATTTTAACGCCTGTTAAATATTTTTGGAGGTAAAGTTTAAATGTCTACTTCAATTAATTCTGCATCTGCCTGCCCCCAACCATCATTCATGGAAACTCATAAATTTACAGTTTTAAGGAATACTGTTTATATTCTGGTTATTCTATTGCTTATTATTATTCCTGTTTTTAAAATAGCAAAAATTGACCTTGCCCACGATGAAGCATGGATTTTTGGTAACAAAGTTGCTGTAGAAGATGGTCTTATGCCTGTAATTCTGTCTCTCGGATTTTTTGCAATTCTGGTTATTGTTATGAACCTTTTTAATGGAAGAGTATTTTGCGGATGGATATGTCCTGGTGGATGGGTTGCAGAGATACAG
This genomic window from Persephonella sp. IF05-L8 contains:
- a CDS encoding PEGA domain-containing protein, which encodes MKKALSVFLFFIAAIFLASCEGKGKLVIKEPPNADVYINGKHVGKTPLEIELKEGKYTVEVATSPFDMERKKDVWVYFDHTTELSFKPKPKGLLVIDTKPQGAIVLEGRNPIGKTPFKDKIDVGEHEIVLKLGSVGTSRKVNIQYGKETKLFVDMEHAVLHFKAEPSDATLYIDGKEIGQFPQTVKLDEGIHKITVKKGSYADTFVLKLKKGDEYTVKYSLQPVQLPPIQAYGPVDFTPDFKYLVTLGKAGIYFWDIKKFKPQISLYDPKDVRNFDKFINYSISENGKYVAGIKPIRKLAYALPPELKNKKVDKILVWNMETTFPVMSKMYPMEAIIIAISKDNTKVYYITKDGKVKIADLKTGAIKGEKDLGHQPACGKYVAGKIYIGTKDGYVISFDTTSDKIEKAEKVHSQEITSLTNSRDKQNIVTSSLDGTVNILGLDLSIVKKIEAGYPVYSAALSTEKDEIALGKGDKSVEVRDINTGKTLYTIENLVFVPRSMVFANEEVLIVASLMDNPHIDIFRNGHLMKKWIQTVQ